The proteins below are encoded in one region of Bosea sp. BIWAKO-01:
- a CDS encoding 4-(cytidine 5'-diphospho)-2-C-methyl-D-erythritol kinase: MPVALTTRARAKVNLDLKVLGRRADGYHELKSLVAFASVGDSLALEPASGLGLTIGGPRGTSLVADDGNLVLRAVQALADEFPELRTGHFHLVKRLPVASGIGGGSADAAAALRLLARLNGLSPASPELQRAAVRVGADVLVCLESRARIMAGIGERLGPALCLPPLFAILVNPNVAVGTADVFRTLGLAQGQFCPAAAETGIGAAERFAAAPDLLAALNRTGNDLEAPAAQVAPIITDVLQRLSRLPGYRLGRMSGSGATCFALFDDCRQSAAAAKLLADERPDWWIKPTLLR, encoded by the coding sequence GTGCCTGTTGCGCTGACGACCCGCGCTCGCGCCAAGGTCAATCTCGATCTTAAAGTCCTCGGCCGTCGGGCCGATGGCTATCACGAGCTGAAGAGCCTCGTCGCGTTCGCCAGCGTCGGTGATTCGCTGGCGCTGGAGCCAGCTTCAGGCCTCGGCCTGACGATCGGCGGTCCGCGAGGCACCAGTCTTGTCGCCGATGACGGGAATCTGGTTCTCCGGGCCGTGCAGGCGCTGGCGGACGAGTTCCCCGAACTGCGAACCGGACATTTCCACCTCGTCAAGCGTCTGCCGGTCGCCTCCGGAATTGGCGGAGGCTCGGCTGACGCAGCAGCCGCCTTGCGTCTGCTGGCGAGGCTGAACGGGCTCTCACCTGCATCGCCCGAGCTGCAGCGCGCCGCCGTCAGGGTTGGCGCCGATGTCCTGGTCTGCCTCGAGTCGCGCGCGCGCATCATGGCTGGGATTGGCGAGCGCCTCGGCCCCGCACTGTGCCTTCCGCCGCTCTTCGCCATTCTGGTCAACCCGAATGTGGCCGTCGGCACCGCAGACGTTTTTCGTACGCTCGGACTTGCGCAGGGGCAATTTTGCCCGGCCGCAGCGGAAACGGGCATCGGTGCGGCGGAGCGCTTTGCTGCTGCTCCGGACCTGCTTGCCGCGCTGAATCGGACCGGCAACGATCTCGAAGCCCCGGCGGCCCAGGTCGCGCCGATCATCACCGACGTCCTGCAGCGGCTGTCCCGGCTACCGGGCTACCGGCTCGGCAGAATGTCAGGCTCGGGCGCGACCTGCTTTGCCCTGTTCGACGATTGCCGGCAGAGCGCGGCCGCCGCGAAGCTGCTGGCGGATGAGCGGCCGGATTGGTGGATCAAGCCGACCCTGCTCAGATGA
- a CDS encoding polyprenyl synthetase family protein: protein MGVVVPFEDKEQGQASIEGLVGLTRTDMERVNAMILSRTGSDVTMIPEVANHLISSGGKRLRPMLTLATAALCGYRGEGHVKLAASVEFMHTATLLHDDVVDESDMRRGKLAARMVWGNEASVLVGDFLLGQAFKMMVEVGSLRALDILSTAAAVIAEGEVMQLAAAKNTATTEDEYLAVIRGKTAELFAAACEVGPVIAESPKADAAACRSYGLNLGIAFQLIDDALDYGGVANKLGKNTGDDFREGKITLPVVLSFRRGDETERAFWRRTLQDGEIKDGDLEEAQAIMRRHRALDDTIERAQHYAKMAKDALGLFPSSPMKQALNETVDFCVARAH from the coding sequence GTGGGCGTCGTCGTACCCTTCGAGGACAAGGAACAGGGACAGGCCAGCATTGAGGGTCTTGTCGGCCTGACACGCACCGACATGGAGCGCGTCAATGCGATGATCCTGTCACGCACCGGCTCGGACGTCACCATGATCCCGGAGGTCGCCAACCACCTGATCTCGTCGGGCGGCAAGCGCCTGCGGCCGATGCTGACGCTCGCCACGGCCGCGCTGTGCGGCTATCGCGGCGAGGGTCATGTCAAGCTCGCGGCCAGCGTCGAGTTCATGCACACCGCAACGCTGCTTCATGACGACGTCGTCGACGAGAGCGATATGCGCCGCGGCAAGCTCGCGGCCCGCATGGTCTGGGGCAATGAAGCGAGCGTGCTGGTCGGTGACTTCCTGCTCGGACAGGCCTTCAAGATGATGGTCGAGGTCGGCTCGCTCCGCGCGCTCGATATTCTCTCCACCGCAGCCGCCGTCATCGCCGAAGGCGAGGTGATGCAGCTCGCCGCGGCCAAGAACACCGCCACGACCGAGGACGAGTATCTCGCCGTCATCCGCGGCAAGACTGCGGAGCTGTTCGCGGCGGCCTGCGAAGTCGGGCCGGTGATCGCAGAATCACCCAAGGCCGATGCTGCCGCCTGCCGCAGCTATGGGCTCAATCTCGGCATCGCCTTCCAGCTCATCGACGACGCGCTTGATTATGGCGGCGTCGCGAACAAGCTCGGCAAGAACACCGGCGACGATTTCCGCGAGGGCAAGATCACCCTGCCGGTCGTGCTCTCCTTCCGGCGCGGCGACGAGACTGAGCGCGCCTTCTGGCGCCGCACGCTGCAGGATGGCGAGATCAAGGACGGCGATCTCGAGGAGGCGCAGGCGATCATGCGCCGTCACCGTGCCCTCGACGATACGATCGAGCGGGCCCAGCACTACGCCAAGATGGCGAAGGATGCGCTCGGCCTCTTCCCCTCATCGCCGATGAAGCAGGCGCTGAACGAGACGGTCGATTTCTGCGTGGCGCGGGCGCACTGA